The proteins below come from a single Xenopus tropicalis strain Nigerian chromosome 9, UCB_Xtro_10.0, whole genome shotgun sequence genomic window:
- the tmem114 gene encoding transmembrane protein 114, with the protein MKLKLSMLSVFVAVVGILSFISLVVAIGTDFWYIIDASRLEKITNFSDPLSSHSGLWRMCKFKNKCLPLINPFRLGNLNFTDSQKQLLSMHGTLVILLPLSLILMIFGGMTGFVSILARAYLLLLLTGMLFLFGALVTLTGISIYIAYSAAAFKDAVCILGNKILEDIDIQFGWSLALAWISFITEILTGIAFLVAARVTGLKRRRREQVI; encoded by the exons ATGAAGCTGAAACTGAGTATGTTATCTGTCTTTGTTGCTGTGGTTGGCATATTAAGTTTCATATCATTAGTTGTTGCTATTGGAACTGATTTTTGGTATATTATTGATGCGTCCAGACTGGAAAAGATCACCAATTTCTCTGATCCATTAAGTTCCCATTCAGGACTCTGGAGGATGTGTAAAT TTAAGAACAAATGTCTCCCTCTGATAAATCCCTTTCGGCTTGGGAACTTAAACTTCACTGATTCACAGAAACAGCTTTTGA gtatgCATGGAACACTAGTGATTTTACTACCACTTAGCCTAATCTTGATGATATTTGGAGGAATGACTGGGTTTGTTAGTATTCTTGCAAGAGCTTATCTACTTCTGCTTTTGACCGGAATGCTTTTCCTGTTTGGCG CACTAGTAACATTAACGGGAATCAGCATCTACATTGCCTACTCTGCTGCTGCATTTAAAGATGCCGTTTGCATCTTAGGGAACAAAATTCTGGAAGATATTGACATACAATTTGGCTGGTCCTTGGCTCTGGCATGGATATCATTTATTACAGAGATTCTCACAGGGATAGCCTTCCTGGTGGCTGCCAGAGTAACTGGGTTAAAAAGAAGAAGACGGGAGCAGGTTATATAA